Below is a window of Campylobacter canadensis DNA.
ATCAATTATTTCTACTTCTTGATTTAAAGAATTTACCTTTGTAATCTTTTTGCCTGGTGTTCCTTGCAAGATTTCATCATAATATTTTTCTATTCCTGTTTTTCCTAATTTTTTGCTAACTTTGATTGCATCATTTTTGAGCATATCTTCAGTATTTGCCTTACCAACATAACCAATTACATGAGAAGCTAGGGAATTATATGGATACAACCTTTTTAAACTATGTTCAATACTTATATCTTCATCAATATTTAAAAAGAAAAAGCAAGATAAAATATTTTTATATTCAACATAATCAATTATTTCAATATCATCTTGATTATAATATGAGTTTTCTCTATCATAAATCTTAGTTAATTTTGCAATATCAATATTTTTCAAGCAAGAATTTACTCTTAAAAGGGCATCTTGTAGCTTTTTTTTAGATAAATGCGGTCTTAATAAAATTTTAAAGCCAAGTTCATTTACTGCTAAAGGTGTATTGTTTATATCGCTTATTATCCCTCTTGTTGGTGCTATGTTTTGAATTTTTAAGGAATTTTTTTTAGATAATTCTTCATAATAATCATTACTCACAACGCTTAAATAATAAACCCTAAGCAATAAAAAAATTATAAAAAGAGATATTATGCTTATAACTATTTTAAATCTCATAACTCGTCCCTGAAAACAATTAAACTAAGTAGAATTTCAATCCCTATGTAATAAGGCAAAATAACATTTAGTTCAAAGGTAAAATTACCATAAATATATGAAAAAAACATATTCAAAATATAGCTAAAAAAATAAGCAAAAATATTACATAAAAAAATAATAATTGCTCTCATTTTAATCTTATAAATAGTTTTTAAAAAAATAAAAAAATAAAAAATTAAAGCTGATAAAATAGTGCTAAATAAATAAAAGCCGTTGCTAAGTTCAATAAAGCACAAATACAAAACAACAAAAAACAAATATTTATCATACTTTTTTTTATAGCATAAAATACAAAAAGAAGTAAAAAACACCCCAAGCAAAGGTGGTAGATAAATAAATACTGTTCTTATTACTTGATAAAAAACAAGTATTAATACAAAAAAATAAAAATGTAAAATACTTGTTTTTTGCATTTTTAAATACCGTATTGTGCTAAAAATTCAAGCAAATTAGAAAAACCGCTTTTTTTTAAACTTGAAATAAAAAAGGCATCTTTATGCTTATTTTTTAATTTTGCCATTTGACTTTGATTTAGTTTATCAATTTTTGTAAAAACTCTTATATATTTTGCTTCTTTGTTAAAACTTTGAACATATAAAAATAGATTTTCATCAATGCTAAGCTCATCGTGTCTTGCATCAATAAGATGTAAAAAAACCTTAATCTGTCCTCTATTTTTTACAAAATATTCTAAATTTTTATTCCATTCTTCCTTTTGACTTTTGCTTACTTTTGCATAGCCAAAGCCTGGTAAATCTACAAAAATTAATCTTTTTTTATCACTAAAACTTACTTCAAAAAAATTAATAAGCCTAGTTTTACCTGGTGTTTGACTTTTTTTAGCAAGTTTAGAATTATTAGTTAAAGTGTTAATTAGTGAACTTTTTCCAACATTAGAGCGACCCAAAAAAGCAACTTCATTTAAATTATACTCTTCACATTCACTAAGCTTTGAGCTTGATTTTAAAAACTGTGCATTAATTATTTGCATTGTTTAACTCAAAAATGAATTTAACAGGATTATTTTTATTACTATCTACTAAATACTCACCTGTTTTTTGATTTACTTTTACAAGTTGCGCATTTAGCTCTTTTTTATCTTCTTTAAGCACAACATCTCCTTTTAGCTCATAAATATTTTTTAACACATCATATTCTAGCTCTTTGCATTTTCCAGTAATAATTTTATCATTTACACTAAGTTTAAAGTCGCTAATATCCTTTGCGCTATATTTAATGATTACATTTTTTTCATTAAAAATCACTCTTACTTCATTAGCTTGTAAAAAATCATTTTCTTTTTTTATAAATACATTACCAGTAAAAATCCCAATATTATCTTTTTTATTTGCCTTAAATAAATCAGCATTTATTTCAATTTTTTGTGCAAATAAAAATAAGGACAAAAAAGATAATAATATTAATTTATACATAAATAAACCCCTTTTAAAGTTAAATCTTCGCTTGTAAGATTATAAACCGCATTTTTTGAAGTTAAATAATAATTTTTATACTCAAGTTTAGTATCTGAATTACTTGTAATTATTTTATCTTTTAAATCATATTCAACCACATTACTTTTTATAAGCAAAGCATCGTTTTTGTATTTTACATTATCTTGTAAATAAAAAATATTATTTTCTTTATAAGCAATATCTGCTTGTAAATTAGAATTTAAATCCTGTAAAAAAGCATTAACAAATACATCTTTATTGCCTTCCTTAAAATACTTATCGGCTTTGAGATTATATTGAAGAATTTCTTGATTAATCGCATAGCTTTGTACATTATTTGTATCTATACTTCTAAAATCAATTTGATTTAAATTGGTATTAATAACATAAGGCTCTTGTATAAAAATAAAAAAAAGCATAGCACACAAACTAAGCAATATTGCATTAAAAAGCTTAACTAGCACTTAAACCACTCAAATTCTTGTTTGTTGTATTTAATAATATATTCAAGCATCTCGCTAACACAACCTGCACCACCATTACTTTTTAACACAATACCAAAGCTTTTAATCCCATCAGCAGGTATAAAAGGTAACCAAACAGCCTTTAAAAGCTCTAAATCATTGTAGTAATCTCCAATAGCAGCAACATTTTTAAAATCTAATTTTAATTCATTAAGAATTTTTTTAGCACAAGATAGCTTATCTTTTACCTTCATATAAACATAATCTATGCCTAATTCATTTGCTCTATTTTCCACAATTTTTGACTGTCTTCCTGTGATGATTGCAAATTTTATACCAAGTTTTTGAGCTTTTAAAATTGCTGCTCCATCTTTTACATTAAATTCTTTTACCAAATCAGCTTCAGGCGAATAAATTATTTTGCCATCGCTTAAACACCCATCAACATCTAAAATTACTAATTTAATCATATTATTCCTTTGTAATCGCTGCACCAATTAAATTTAAAACACCAGCAATAGTCCTTGCCTCACTTTCACTTTTAAAACCAGTTAAAAAAACTTTATACAAATTATTTGCTCTTATAACCTTACTTGAATAACCTTTGAAATTTTCATATTTTTTTGCAAAAACATTAGCATTAGCAAGAGTTGAAAAAGCACCTAATTGAAGCATATAATTGCCATTGCTTGTAATATTGCTAATTATATTCGTATTTTTATTAATATTGGCACTTGTTATATTTGAATTTACGCCAACCACTGTTAATTTAACCCTTGCTGTACCTTTTTTTGTCATATCAAGCTTATGAGCTGCTAAATTAGATAAATCAATAATTCTACCATCTACAAAAGGCCCTCTATCATTTATTCTAACAATAACACTTCTTGAATTTTCTAAATTATCAACTCTAACCATAGTATTCATAGGAAAGGTTTTATGTGCAGCTGTAAGAGTGTTTGTATTAAAGGTTTCTCCATTAGAGGTTTTTTTACCATGAAAACCAGGTCCATACCAACTAGCAATTCCGCTTTGAGTATCTCCTACTCTTACATATTTTGGATAATAAGTCTTTCCTTTAATAGTATAAGCACGCATGGTAGCAGGTGTATTTGGCTTGCTAATACCATAATTAGGTTCAAAACAGGCAGTGAAAAATAATATAAAAAAAATTAGTAAAAAATGTAAAAATCTCAATTTTTAGCTTCCTTACTTTCATCTATTAACAAAACAGGAATTCTAAGTGTTTGATTTACACTTAAAAAATCAGAGCTTAAATTATTAAACGATTTTAAAATCTTTGTAGTAACATTATTTTCTTTTGCAATATCATATAAAGTATCTCCACTTTTTACCTTATAAGTTATTATATTTTTTACTTTATTTTTAGCATAATCAAAATTTTTCTTGCTATTTTTAAACAAAGCAACTCTTTCAATAGGTAAATATATATAATAACTATATGGTGGGGTTAAATTTGTATTAAAATGTGGATTTATCTTTTTTAAATCACTTAAGCTCATACCAGCTCTTTTAGCTAAATTTACCAAGTTGTCATTTGCTTGAATTTCAACTCTTTTTATATTTAAAGACATAATTTGATTTAATAAATACGCATCACCATATTTTACAATATCGTTTTCTGCAATCAAACTAGCTCCAACTATTTTTCTAAAAAAATTACGAGTTTCTAAAGGTAAATATTTTTTATTTTCATCTAACAAAACCGATAATTCATCGCTATTTGCATTTGCAATAGCACGACGCACACAGCCATCACCGCAATTATATGCAAAAATAGCTAAATACCATTTACCAAATTGCTTTTTTAACCTTTTTAAATATCTTGCCGCAGCAGTGCTTGAAGCTACTACATCCTTTCTTTCATCAACATATCTATCTATTTTTAGACCAAAACTTTTAGCAGTAGGGCTCATAAACTGCCACACACCAACCGCTTTTGCTCCACTTTTTGCATGTGTTTTAAAATTGCTTTCTATCATCGCAAGATATAAAAACACATCAGGAACGCCTTCTTTTTTTAAAATTGCTTTAATAATAGGAATATTCATATTATCTTCATTTAAAATTTTAGTAAAATATTGAATATCCCTTTCGCTCATATTTGAAAAAATTTCTACAAAGCTTTCGTCATTTAAATACTTCATATCAACATCTATACTTTTTAGAATTTTTTCTTGTCTTTCATAATTTTCTACTGAAAAATTAGCAAACGCCAATGAAATTGTAAAAAATATTAAAATAACTTTTTTCAAATTAATCCTTTAAATAATTTTTTTGCATTTTCGCTTGTAATTTGCGATACTTCCTCTCTTGACATTTCTAGTATTTGTGCTATTTTATCAACTACTAGCAAACAATATCTTGGTTCGTTTCTTTGTCCTCTAAACGGATGTGGCGTAAGGTAGGGGCTATCAGTCTCTATTAAAATTTTTTCTAAAGGGATTTTTTTTATTAAATTCGTTAGTTTTTTTTCATTTTTAAATGTTAAAACACCACCTATTCCATAATAAAAATTATCAGAAAAATCAAGCAAACTCTCACAGGCATTAAAACAATGAAAAACTCCTTTGATGCCTTTATATTCTTTTAAAATATCATAAACATCATTATTTGCGTCTCTTACATGTAAAATCAATGCTTTATCATATTTAAGCGATAATTCAATTTGTTTTTTAAAAATTTCTTTTTGCATTGCTTTTTCATCATCGCTTGGATTACGATAATAATCCAACCCACATTCTCCGACTGCTAAGCACTTTTTATCTTTTAGTGCATTTATTATACTTTCTTCATTAAAAGTATCTAAATCATAAGGATGAACCCCTGCTGCAAAATATATATTTTCATATTTTTTACTAAGCTGTATTGCTCTTGGCAGGGTTTTTAAATCAGCTGCAGGGATTATGTAGTGGCTAACAAAATCTTGTTTTGCCCTAAGTAAAACTTCTTCTAAATCTTCTTCATATCTAGCATCATCTAAATGCGTATGAGTATCAATTATCATCATAAGTTTCTACTCTGTCCCTTCCGTCTTTTTTTGCTTTATATAAAGCAATATCAGCATTTTTAATAATTTGCTCAATTCCTATATTTTTATTACCAAAAGCAACACCTATTGAAACTGTAAAATTAATATTATTACCTTCACAAGCAAAAGAAGAATTTTTCATAGTTGTTCTAATTTTTACTGCCATTTTAATTGCATCTTCTTCTTTAATGTCTTTTAGTAAAACACAAAATTCTTCTCCACCAAATCTAGCAACAATATCCTGACCTTTAACGCACTCGCAAAGAATTTTTGCACATTTAACTATAGCCATATCTCCTGCTGCATGACCATAATTATCATTAATGCTTTTAAATTTATCAATATCAACCATTAAAATCGCAAATTCTTTGTCGTTTGCAAGGTTTGAATAATAAATATCGCTAAGTGAAAAAAAGCTTTTTCTGTTTCTTAATTTGGTTAAATAATCTTCTTCAGCACTCTTTCTTAACTGTTCTGAAGTATTTTGAATTTGCTCAATAAAATAAAGCAAATCAACACTATTATTAATTCTACAAATTAAATTCTCTCTTGAAAATGGTTTTTGAATAAAATCATTAGCACCACTTTTAAGCATTCTCGCACCAACTTCATCATTTCCATGTGCTGTTAAAACTATAATGCCTAACTTATTTTTATCATATTTACTTCTTACTTCTTTTATAAGCTCTTCTCCTGAAACTGCTGGCATTTCTTTGTCTGTTAAAATAAGTTTAATATCAGGATTATCTTCTAAATAAGCTAAAGCTTCAGCTCCTTGCGCTGCTGCAAAAACTTGAAAACGATATGCCATTAAAATATTCTTAATTAGATTTCTCATTGGAGTTGAATCCTCAGCAACGATTATTTTGGTATCTGAATTTCTTTTTAGTCTTTCAATAATGTCAATTATGTAATAAACACATTCTGCACCTTCTTTTAAAACATAATCAATAATATCTTTATCCATAAATCTTTGCCTTGTAGCATCATCATCTAAGCCTGTTAAAATTATACTTGGTAATTTTTTGTTTAAAGAATAATCTACAACTTCTCCATGCATTGCATCAGGCAAACACAAATCAAGTAAAGCAGCAAAATATTCATTGCTATTTAAATCTATTAATTCTTTTGCTTGTTCGTAAGAATGTGCTAAATCTATCTCACAAGAAAAATGGTCAGAAATTTTTTTACCTATTGCCTTAATTAACATTTTGTTATCATCAACTAATAAAAGTTTCATAAGAATTCCTAATTAATAATTTTTTTTGATAATTTACATAAATATAATTAATTTTTGCATAATATAAAGCTAATTTATAATTAAATTAGCTTTTTTTAACTAAATAAAACCCTGCTTCAATATGCTCATTAGAATTTACAAATTGGTCAAATAAGGCTGATTTTTTTAAAAAATGGCTTTTTTCTAATTCTTTTAAATCTTCTTTAGCACTCTTTAAAGAGCAAGAAATATAAATAATATTATCATAATTCTTAATAAGCTCTACGCAAGAATTTAAACCACTTCTTGGAGGATCAACCAAGACATAATTAAAATTAAATTCATCTAAATTAATGTGTTTTAGCCTATTAAATTCTCTTTGCTTATTGATTGCACTTACAACTTCACTATCGCTTAATCTTGCGTAAGAAATATTAAAAATATTATTATTTTTGCAATTTTGTTCTAAAAATTTTACATTATTTTTACTAAGTTCGGTTGTAAAAACCTTATTAAATTTTTTAGCAAGTGCTAGGGTGAAATTACCATATCCACAGTAAAGCTCTAATAAATCATTTGCCTTATCATCTACGCAAGATAAAGCAAATTCAATCATTTTTTCATTCATTTGCAAACTTGGCTGAATAAAACATTCATAATTAAAATTATAAATAATATCATTACTTTTATGAATTAATAAATCGTTTGGATATGCTAATTTTTCTTTTTTAGCTAAGGCTACTAGCTTAAAATCTTGTTTTGTAAATTCTTTTAATTTTTGCCATTCTTTTTTAATATCAAAATTACTTATACTTTTATGATAAAGTAAAATTAAACACAAGCTATTTGAAGTAGAAAATAGCCTAACTTCAAACAACCTTTGCTTATCTTCTAAATTACCTAAAATATGAGGCAAAAAAGCCCTAATTTCATCACAAACAAAGGAAAAATCTATATCAAAAATTCTTTCTTTATTTTCTTTAAACATACAAAATTTAGGCTCGTTTTTATCCCAATAAATAGCTAGGTTAAGCCTTGTTCTTAAACCATTTTTGTAAATCTCATCAGCTTTAAAAAAAGTATCAAATTTATTCAACTTTTTTTCCTATAAATCTTAACAAAATGTACATAGCAAAAATTCCAACAATAATTACAAGCCATACAGGCAATCCTGCACTCACAGGTAAATAGCCAAAAATAACAGTAACCGCACAAACAAAAATCGCATAAGGCATTTGAGTTTTAACATGCGCACTTAATTCGCATTTTGCACTCATAGCGCTTAAAATCATTGTATCTGCAATAGGAGAACATAAGTTACCAAAAATAGCACCACTTAAAACACAAGAAATACTAATTACCATATAATGATGTACTTCATTTGGGCTAAGCCCTGCTTGATTTGCAACCGCATAAGCTAAAGGTATTGCTAAAGGCATTAATATCCCCATAGTTCCATAACTTGTTCCAATGGCAAAAGACATAATTGAGCCAAATAAAAATATAACGCTAGGTAATAAAATTTTAGGTGTTTTCTCCCCTAATAAAGATACTATATAATCAGGAGTTCCAAGTTCTTTTACAATTGATGTTAAACTCCAAGCAAAAAGCAACATAGCAATAGTAAAAATCATACTTTTCCAACCATGTAGCCAAGTTTCAATCGCTTCTTTGTGATTAAATTTTTTTCTAATTAAACCCATAATTACCGCTACAACACTTGCAAATAAGGCTGCTTGAAACAAGGCTATGCTTGAATCTGCTTCTCCAAAAGTAGTTCTTAAAGCATAAAAGCTAAAATAATTTTCTTGCACCTTTTTTAAACTTTCTTCATCAAGAGCCGATAAACCACTAAAATAAAAGCAAAATAAAGCCCCAATTATTAAGGTTAAAATAGGTATTAAAGCGTCGCTAATTTTATGAGAAATATTATCATTTGGCTTTAGCTCTCTTTCAAGTTCAGCTCCAACATCTAAAGCAGCTTTGCTAATTATGCCTTTTCTGCAATTACTTTCTGCAATATACATTGGACCAAATTCTCTTTTGCTAATTGCTGTTAAAACAACAAAAGAAAGCATAAAAATATTAAATAATCTGTATGGAATTGTTTCTAAAAATATCCCAAAAGCATTAATGTCTTTTATATTTATAAGCCCATAAGCTGTATTAATAAGCCCTACTTCAACCCCAATCCAAGTAGAAACAATAGCAATACCAGCAACAGGAGCTGCGGTACTATCTAAAATAAAACTTAATTTCTCTCTTGAAACTTTAAATTTATCAGCTATAGGACGCATAATCGGGCCAACTGTTAAAGAATTTGCATAATCATCAAAAAATATACAAAGCCCTACAAGCCAAGTATTTACCTGAGCTGCAACAGGACCTTTTATAAATCTTGTTAAAGAATTTGCAATAGCGCTAACTCCGCCCATTTTAGTAATTAAAGCAACCACAC
It encodes the following:
- the yihA gene encoding ribosome biogenesis GTP-binding protein YihA/YsxC, yielding MQIINAQFLKSSSKLSECEEYNLNEVAFLGRSNVGKSSLINTLTNNSKLAKKSQTPGKTRLINFFEVSFSDKKRLIFVDLPGFGYAKVSKSQKEEWNKNLEYFVKNRGQIKVFLHLIDARHDELSIDENLFLYVQSFNKEAKYIRVFTKIDKLNQSQMAKLKNKHKDAFFISSLKKSGFSNLLEFLAQYGI
- a CDS encoding LptA/OstA family protein — its product is MYKLILLSFLSLFLFAQKIEINADLFKANKKDNIGIFTGNVFIKKENDFLQANEVRVIFNEKNVIIKYSAKDISDFKLSVNDKIITGKCKELEYDVLKNIYELKGDVVLKEDKKELNAQLVKVNQKTGEYLVDSNKNNPVKFIFELNNANN
- a CDS encoding LPS export ABC transporter periplasmic protein LptC; this translates as MLFFIFIQEPYVINTNLNQIDFRSIDTNNVQSYAINQEILQYNLKADKYFKEGNKDVFVNAFLQDLNSNLQADIAYKENNIFYLQDNVKYKNDALLIKSNVVEYDLKDKIITSNSDTKLEYKNYYLTSKNAVYNLTSEDLTLKGVYLCIN
- a CDS encoding KdsC family phosphatase produces the protein MIKLVILDVDGCLSDGKIIYSPEADLVKEFNVKDGAAILKAQKLGIKFAIITGRQSKIVENRANELGIDYVYMKVKDKLSCAKKILNELKLDFKNVAAIGDYYNDLELLKAVWLPFIPADGIKSFGIVLKSNGGAGCVSEMLEYIIKYNKQEFEWFKC
- a CDS encoding septal ring lytic transglycosylase RlpA family protein produces the protein MRFLHFLLIFFILFFTACFEPNYGISKPNTPATMRAYTIKGKTYYPKYVRVGDTQSGIASWYGPGFHGKKTSNGETFNTNTLTAAHKTFPMNTMVRVDNLENSRSVIVRINDRGPFVDGRIIDLSNLAAHKLDMTKKGTARVKLTVVGVNSNITSANINKNTNIISNITSNGNYMLQLGAFSTLANANVFAKKYENFKGYSSKVIRANNLYKVFLTGFKSESEARTIAGVLNLIGAAITKE
- a CDS encoding lytic transglycosylase domain-containing protein, which translates into the protein MKKVILIFFTISLAFANFSVENYERQEKILKSIDVDMKYLNDESFVEIFSNMSERDIQYFTKILNEDNMNIPIIKAILKKEGVPDVFLYLAMIESNFKTHAKSGAKAVGVWQFMSPTAKSFGLKIDRYVDERKDVVASSTAAARYLKRLKKQFGKWYLAIFAYNCGDGCVRRAIANANSDELSVLLDENKKYLPLETRNFFRKIVGASLIAENDIVKYGDAYLLNQIMSLNIKRVEIQANDNLVNLAKRAGMSLSDLKKINPHFNTNLTPPYSYYIYLPIERVALFKNSKKNFDYAKNKVKNIITYKVKSGDTLYDIAKENNVTTKILKSFNNLSSDFLSVNQTLRIPVLLIDESKEAKN
- a CDS encoding TatD family hydrolase translates to MIIDTHTHLDDARYEEDLEEVLLRAKQDFVSHYIIPAADLKTLPRAIQLSKKYENIYFAAGVHPYDLDTFNEESIINALKDKKCLAVGECGLDYYRNPSDDEKAMQKEIFKKQIELSLKYDKALILHVRDANNDVYDILKEYKGIKGVFHCFNACESLLDFSDNFYYGIGGVLTFKNEKKLTNLIKKIPLEKILIETDSPYLTPHPFRGQRNEPRYCLLVVDKIAQILEMSREEVSQITSENAKKLFKGLI
- a CDS encoding GGDEF domain-containing response regulator, producing the protein MKLLLVDDNKMLIKAIGKKISDHFSCEIDLAHSYEQAKELIDLNSNEYFAALLDLCLPDAMHGEVVDYSLNKKLPSIILTGLDDDATRQRFMDKDIIDYVLKEGAECVYYIIDIIERLKRNSDTKIIVAEDSTPMRNLIKNILMAYRFQVFAAAQGAEALAYLEDNPDIKLILTDKEMPAVSGEELIKEVRSKYDKNKLGIIVLTAHGNDEVGARMLKSGANDFIQKPFSRENLICRINNSVDLLYFIEQIQNTSEQLRKSAEEDYLTKLRNRKSFFSLSDIYYSNLANDKEFAILMVDIDKFKSINDNYGHAAGDMAIVKCAKILCECVKGQDIVARFGGEEFCVLLKDIKEEDAIKMAVKIRTTMKNSSFACEGNNINFTVSIGVAFGNKNIGIEQIIKNADIALYKAKKDGRDRVETYDDN
- a CDS encoding tRNA (uridine(54)-C5)-methyltransferase TrmA gives rise to the protein MNKFDTFFKADEIYKNGLRTRLNLAIYWDKNEPKFCMFKENKERIFDIDFSFVCDEIRAFLPHILGNLEDKQRLFEVRLFSTSNSLCLILLYHKSISNFDIKKEWQKLKEFTKQDFKLVALAKKEKLAYPNDLLIHKSNDIIYNFNYECFIQPSLQMNEKMIEFALSCVDDKANDLLELYCGYGNFTLALAKKFNKVFTTELSKNNVKFLEQNCKNNNIFNISYARLSDSEVVSAINKQREFNRLKHINLDEFNFNYVLVDPPRSGLNSCVELIKNYDNIIYISCSLKSAKEDLKELEKSHFLKKSALFDQFVNSNEHIEAGFYLVKKS
- a CDS encoding Na+/H+ antiporter NhaC family protein, which encodes MRILFLLLFALSLNASDELALHNKELFGALTLLPPFLAIILAFLTKEVIMSLFIGVFSGTLLLSISSNLIAKEFSFSALIDTVVLAFSSVVKHLLNSITDAGNAGVILQVLCIGGVVALITKMGGVSAIANSLTRFIKGPVAAQVNTWLVGLCIFFDDYANSLTVGPIMRPIADKFKVSREKLSFILDSTAAPVAGIAIVSTWIGVEVGLINTAYGLINIKDINAFGIFLETIPYRLFNIFMLSFVVLTAISKREFGPMYIAESNCRKGIISKAALDVGAELERELKPNDNISHKISDALIPILTLIIGALFCFYFSGLSALDEESLKKVQENYFSFYALRTTFGEADSSIALFQAALFASVVAVIMGLIRKKFNHKEAIETWLHGWKSMIFTIAMLLFAWSLTSIVKELGTPDYIVSLLGEKTPKILLPSVIFLFGSIMSFAIGTSYGTMGILMPLAIPLAYAVANQAGLSPNEVHHYMVISISCVLSGAIFGNLCSPIADTMILSAMSAKCELSAHVKTQMPYAIFVCAVTVIFGYLPVSAGLPVWLVIIVGIFAMYILLRFIGKKVE